The Leopardus geoffroyi isolate Oge1 chromosome C1, O.geoffroyi_Oge1_pat1.0, whole genome shotgun sequence sequence ATACGAAATCCTGTGGTTTTGGTACCAGCTCTATGTTCTTGAGAATGTAGTAAATCTCTCACTGGGGAGAGTAGTGACCTCCACTTGCCTTATAGCACAGGTGGGTAAAATGTTTGTGACGGTGCTCTGTAAACTGTACAGTGCTGTACATCTGTTAGGTTCAGTGTACTTGAGGAGTCCTCAAGAGGGAATTTAGATTTTGACAAATGTTGAGGAAAGACAGACAGttagggggaagggcagaaaccAAGCTGCTGAAGTGTAAATGCCCAAGGTGTGGTTAGGAATTAGGAAATAGGCTAGTGTGACTTGATTATAAGGTTGTTGGTGTAaggtagtttctttctttcttttttcagaggTAGATGGATGTCAGGCTCAGGAGGTCGACCTCTGTCTGGTACCTTCCACAGAGGATTTCTGAAAGAGTTCACGCCATGGGGAGGCCAAGCCGTATACAAAACGGCGTTTAAGAATATTGCATGGgatatgcctgggtggctcagtcagttaagtgtccaacttcggctcaggtcatgatcttgcggtctgtgagtttgagccccatgttgggctctgtgttaacagctcagagcctggagcctgctttggagtctgtgtctccctctttttctgcccctcccctgtttgcactctgtctctcaaaataataagtaaacattaaaaaaaaaaaaaaaaagaatattggcctggctcatgatcttgcagtttgtgggtttaagccccacatcgggctcttttctgacagcccagagcctggagcctactttagattctgtgtctccctctgtctctgcccctcccctgtgcgtgctcacacactctctctctctcaaaagtaaataaacattaaaaaaatattggcctGGCTTGATGTATAGGAGGAAAGATTAGGTCCAGAGAGACATATTGGTGGCCAATTGTAGCAGTCCAGTCATAGAATAATGATGAGAGCCACTCCTCTTTTTCTGTAGAGCCTCATAGTCTGCTGTGCATGAAAATTCTTTGGAGGAGTTTATTAAAAATTGCAAGTATTTGACTCTGCCCTCCATGTGCTGAGTCAGACTCCCAGCCAGGGAAGTCCAGAgatctgtattcttttttaaatgaagactttATGGAATAAGTGGATAATATCATAagtccttatttaaaaaaatttttttaatgtttttatttttgagagagacagagcatgtgcgggagaggggcagagagagagggagacacagaatcagaagcaggctccaggctctgagctgtcagcacagagcccgacgtggggctcgaactcagaagcagagagatcatgacctgagctgaagttggatgctcaaccaactgagccacccaggtgcccctaagccctTATTTTGAGTTGGGTTTTTGTTGGGAAAAATTATATACCTTTGAGCAAAAGTAGTCAAATAGATACATTATTCGATTCATATAGAGGTCAAAACTAGAAAAACTAAACAGTGTGCATACACTTTTCTAGGGATGCATACGTAGGTGTTCAGGCATCtgtgtttcccccacccccaaggcatCTGTGTTTTTAATCCCACCATACTACCATCACCTTCCCTGTGTTCTGATGCCTGTCAAAGTGGGAGCCCTGCTGCCGCATTCTCCACTGTCTGTTCTCCCTACTGCTCAAGTCCCCTTGCTTACATGAGGCCTTTCTTCCAGTCCTTAGCCATCTGCTCTTGCCCTGTTGCCCAGAGTCCTTATACTTAGTAGCTGTCCAGTTGGATGGTCCTCAATGCCtccattgttttttatatttggaCTCACTACTGTATTTGAAGCTAGAGAGACTGTTACTTCCCTGCTGGGAGAATAATCAGAAACAGTGTATcagggaaaaaagaatataatgcaTGGTCAGTCGAGTCAGCCCTTGATCTCCTTTACATAGATGGAGTTTCCACTATGAAAACTAGTCTGTGTTTCATGCTTATTGTTAGgccctgtgctaagtactttCTATGAATTTCATCATCGTAGCAATCCTGTACAggtaaaaattcattttacaggtgaagtaACTAGAccttagagaaattaagtaacttccTCAGGATCATAGTATTAATAAGTAACAGATTGGGGATTTGAACCTGAACCTGAACACTGTTCTTTACTCCCATTTGTGTTTCTTAGGGTAGTTTCTTAATTACCTCTCTTCATCATGTTTGGTTTATATTTATTGCCAGAGGATGCTAAAGAAAAAGATTGCCACCCAGACCATATTTTGTTAGCCAGAGGAAATGAAGTGTCTCATCTAGGAGgccactccttcctcccttcagCACATATGGAATCATTGACAGAGGTCTAGAGCATCTCGAGTCATCAAGAATTGATCCTGCTCAGGGCTTGTGTAACGGCTTCATTTACTTGCCTTCTTATGGTCTCTGGGAAGCTGGAGCTTATATTTCATATTATCTGGGTCCCTTAGATTGGGAAAAACTGCAAGGATAAAAGAAGTGAGACTCCAAATCCATGAAATCTCATTTTTGCAGTTTAGTCCAGCTGTCAAAGCTGTTGAACATTTAACCAAATGATTGCGTTGTGTTTTCCTGCACTCAGTGCTGCCaatcatgtattattttataaatattttctacttttggaaTGCTcacattttaaaggcaaatttAGAATATACATCCATGACAGTGTTTAATAACACTTACATGCCTCTTATGAGAAGGTTGTTGTGGTACATGAGTGGATCTCAATGTTTGGTGCTTATCAGAGTCACTTGTGGAGTGaagatttaaattttgtttccccCTTCTCTCATTTTGAGTCTCTAAGTCTGGTGTAATGCTtggaagtctgtgtgtgtgtgtgtgtgtgtgtgtgtgtgtgtgtatgtatatatatatgtgtgtgtatatatatatgtatatatatatacatacacaaacacacacataaatgcactGCTGTACATTACAATGTCCCTCAAAGGAAAAGTGTTGCAGGGAGGTAGGGGTCCCTAGAACTAGAGAGATCCTACAATatgtcttctttcccttccttctctcctaatCTGACAGCGTGGACAACAGTGAATATATGCGGAATGGGGACTTCTTACCCACCCGGCTGCAGGCCCAGCAGGACGCTGTCAACATAGTGTGTCACTCCAAGACCCGCAGCAACCCTGAGAACAACGTGGGCCTCATCACACTGGCCAAGTacatgggggagaggaggaggggcttggtaggtgggtgggtggcttCCCACATGTGACCCACTGTGGTATCCAGGTTGTCACCCTTTCGTAGGTTCTGTGAAGTTATGTTTGCCTATCCACCTTCTAGACTAGTTTCTTCACTATTTGGTGGAAATATAGATCGTAACTTGAGTTTAATATTAATCTGAATTTAATACAATTATGAAACTAGATCTTCTGGGGTGAGAGttcacaatatattttaaattcaatgaaAAGTGATTTGGGATAAGGGTCCCCAGGGCATTTATCACATGTCCTCTTACCCTAGAAGTGGTCTAAGGACTGATAACCCTCGGATGAGTAGCCTCCCATCCCAGTATGCGTGTTGTCAGCTGGCCAGTGGGTCTGGAGATGGAGCAGGTGGGAGACATAGTCAACAGCATCGAGCTATGGTAGAGGGATTGTCATGTTACCCCCAGAAGGCAGGATAACAGGAATTCAAGGGAAATTGGGAGGAAGAGGGCAAGTTAGCAAAATCAACTACTTATTTCCTGCGCGCATATCTACTGAATACTATTTCCAGTTTTATGGAGATATGATTGACGTATAACATGgcataagtttaaggtatacaacataatgatttgatatatgtatatattgtgaaaatgATCACCACGCTAAGTTTAGTTAACACCCATATCTCAcaaatttttctttgcttgtgatgagaacttttaaggtctactctctaAACACTGGGTGTTCGATTAAGAAAAGTAGAGATTACAGTTATTATAAAGGTCTTTAAAGAGAAGACAAGTcaggtgcacctggctggctcagtcggtagagcatgtgactcttgatccacattgggcgtagaacttacttaaaaaaagaaaagaagagtcaAATACAGTTTTTGAGGCACTTGTCCTGACCTGAAGTCACAGAAACCGTTTCCCTACATCCCAGTGACTGTGAAGTGCTGACCACACTCACCCCTGACACCGGCCGCATCCTTTCCAAGCTTCACACTGTCCAACCCAAGGGCAAGATCACCTTCTGCACTGGCATCCGTGTGGCCCACGTGAGTCCTACTGGATCCCTTTGATTGTTTCACCGTGTTCTGAAGTTCTGCCCCCAACGTTGTTCATTTCTCCCCTGGAGTCTTGAGCCAGAACCAGAGCAGGGGAATAGAAAGGACTCAGAAATGAGTAGAAAAGATGGTGGGAAGAATTCCAGGACGAGTGATGACGGTGAGGGAAAAGACCCCTGGAATTAAGACTCACCCCTCTTCCTTGTCCACACAGAGGCACAGCAAGGAGGAAGGGTGAAGGAGGGATCAGACCCTTCTGTGTCTAATGTGTGTGAGCAGGATGGTGGACTTGAGGAATGTAGAAACCATAAGAACCATAAAAAATGCAGAGTGACAGGGAGTGAGCTAGGTGATGTCTCTGGCTGACTGTGAGAACTTCCTCTCTCTTTACAAGCTGGCTCTGAAGCACCGACAGGGCAAGAATCACAAGATGCGCATCATTGCCTTTGTGGGAAGTCCCGTGGAGGACAATGAGAAGGATGTGAGTCCAGGTGACAGCTGGGACATTTGGGAATGGGTCTCTCAGGCCTTAAGGGAGCCTGGCAGAGTCATTGGGTCCATCACTTCAGGGAAAGGTGGATCTACAGAATTCAGTGTTTCTGTTGGGGGGCCTTAGGGAGGTTAACCAGTTTCCGTATGCTTTTGTGAGGTGTGTCATTTCCCCTCATGGTATGGAACAgatttcctcatttctcttccctcttcctagcTGGTGAAGCTGGCTAAACGTCTCAAGAAGGAAAAAGTGAATGTTGACATTATCAACTTTGGGGAAGAGGTGAGTAAGGCCAGGTTGGGGGGCATGGACTTGATTTGGCTGTAAACAGAACAGTCCTTCCCCAGAGGAGTGCCTGCACTGTGAGAGAGTAGctacaaacaaaagctgaagtgGCAGAAGACGGGGAGTAGGGCGGGAAGGAGAGCCTGctgtgtccttccctccctcaggaAGTGAACACAGAAAAGCTGACAGCGTTTGTAAACACACTGAATGGCAAAGATGGTACCGGTTCTCATCTGGTGACAGTGCCCCCCGGGCCCAGCTTGGCCGATGCCCTCATCAGTTCTCCGATTCTGGCTGGTGAAGGTGGTGCCATGCTGGGACTTGGTGCCAGTGACTTTGAATTTGGAGTGGATCCCAGTGCTGATCCTGAGCTGGCCCTGGTGAGCAAACATTGACCTCACGTAGAGCCCAGGGGTCCTTCTTTGTCCTCCTTACTCACACACCCACACGCCACATAGCTAGCTTCTCTAGGGCTAGACAGTCCCGAGCACCCTTGCTCATTTTCCCATACTCCCTTCGGGTCCCTCTTCCCCTTAAATCTGTGTGATCTCTGGGGGCACCAGTGTCAGTGCTCTTGTTCACTTGTAATTAAAGCCCAGGCTTCTTCCAAGTCCTCCCTTTTCCCCTATATCATCTCTTACCTCCCAGCTTCTTCCCCATGTACATAAACCAGAAGCTGCCCCTTTGTGTTCCTTTCCCACCCCTCAGGGGACTTGCCCAGTGCCCGCGAGGAGGGCGGGCAGAATGACTGACCTTGCCCTGCCCTTTGCCAGGCCCTTCGTGTCTCTATGGAAGAGCAGCGGCAGCGGCAGGAGGAGGAGGCCCGGCGGGCAGCTGCAGCCTCTGCTGCTGAGGCCGGGATTGCTACAGCCGGGGCCGAAGGTGAGGGATAAGGCTGAAGGGTGCCCAGTGGCCCGGGATGGAGGTGCAGGAGAAGGAGTGGGGAGGCCTGGCAGCCCCGGGAGTATATGGGCTGGGGGAACGCTTTGGGGGTGGGTCTGTGTGGACCCTGGCACTGGTTCTACTCTaccactctctttctttttccagacTCGGATGATGCCCTGCTGAAGATGACCATCAGCCAGCAGGAGTTTGGCCGCACCGGGCTCCCCGACCTGAGCAGTATGACCGAGGAAGAGCAGATTGCCTACGCCATGCAGATGTCCCTACAGGGTGCAGGTGAGTCAGGGCCCCGGGGCTCAGTGCTCAGGCGGAGAGGTTGGGTCCAGAAATGGAGCTCAACACACTGACCTCTTTTCTTCAGAGTTTGGCCAGGCAGAATCAGCCGACATTGATGCCAGTTCAGCCATGGACACATCTGAGCCTGCCAAGGTGAGGGCCAGCAGTGACTCCCCATCCCCATCATGCTTAAAGTCCCCTGGTGTTCATGTCCTCAAACCCTCCAGGCCTGAAACCACTCTCCGGGTTTCACAGCTGAGCTTTTTGAGGAGcacagggaaagaaacagaggtATATACGTTTCTTGTTGGTAAACTTTGCTAAGGCAATAGGACGCTCACAGTCAAGGTTGAGTAAGTGTCCTCATGTTCTGTAATTGTCCTTCCTTTTTGGTGGGAGCAGTCTGGACGGGTGTGTAGGATATTGTCTTCCCACCAGGGTGAAAGGcggaaaaaaagaatgggtatCTGAGAGCAAGAAATCTGAACGTGATGGCATGAAATTTTATGCTGTATGCTCAGGAAGCTGAGTTCCAGTTTCTCTGGTCAGTACTAAATGTGTGAGTTTGTACCGCATATAGGCACTGGATATTTTCCTCAATTGTCCTTCCTACTCTTGGCCAGAGGTGTCCCCGCGCCCAGTCAGGTGGAGAGAGAGGCTCAGGCAGCCGTGTGCTCCCCAGatggcccagcccctgcccctgccccaagcCCACCCTGCCCTTTTTCAGGAGGAGGAGGATTATGATGTGATGCAGGACCCCGAGTTCCTTCAGAGTGTCCTGGAGAACCTGCCAGGAGTGGATCCCAACAATGAAGCTATTCGAAATGCCATGGGGTCCCTCGCCTCCCAGGCCAACAAGGATGGCAAGAAAGACAAGAAGGAGGAGGACAAGAAATGAGACTGGGGGCAAGGGTGGCTGAGTCTGCTCAGGGGCCGCACAGGGTGGGATGGGGTGTAGGCTTAGATATGTTACCTGTAACCACTGCCGCCTCAATAAAGCTTGgcaacttttgtttccttttgcctCCAGTAGTAGTAGCTGTAAGtgtgagagaggggaggagtgCCTGGCACGAAGGAGAGTGTCCCCTACTGAGTCCTCAGTACCTGgtctctaattaattaattaattaaaaataaaacagtattggCCTTTGGAGACTCGAGTCTGGAGCAGGGCTGGCCTGGAAATGTGTGTTTACACACTTTGGAAAGTGCCCAAAGAGGGCCACGAACGAGGCGCTGTGAGAATGGGAGAAAGGGCCAAACCCTCACAGTCTCTGGGAAGGCTCCTGGAGGTAACACCTGAGtcctctatgttcatcagggCGAAATGTCCATCAGCCAACAGGGAAGAGATGGGGATGTTTCCAGTCAGCAGGAACCGTATGTGCTGATGACACAGAGGCACTTGGGAAGGACTGAGTAGCTCAGAGACTGGCTGGGTGAGTGGAGGAGATGGGAAAGTGGTCAGCAGTGAAAACACTGAAGACCAGGGATCCTTGAGACCTGACTTTGACAAGGTGAGGCCTGTGAAGCCACAAGATAAACCTGTTCATCTTCTTGGAGCACCACATTTAGAGGACGGTTTTCTCATAGGGTATGGAATAGAATGCAAAATTCACATAATCCCAAAGCAGCTTACTAAATGggaggatatttgcaaatatatatctgataaggggttactatttaaaatatataaagaactacagttcggggcacccgggtggttcagtctgcTAAGCTCCTGACTTTggcgtaggtcatgatcttgtggtttgtgagttcaatccacacatcggctctgcgctgacagtgtggagtctacttgaattctttgtctctctctctctctctctgccctcccccccacttgcattctctctcccaaactttaaaaaattaaagtaaataaaaagaacttctaCAGCTCAAcgtccaaaaaaaccaaaaaacaaaaaaccaacaatacGACTAAACGATGGGAAGACGACAtgaatagacctttttccaaaggAGATCTATAAATGGCCgatacgtgaaaagatgctcaacctcaccaatcgtcagggaaatgcaaatcaaaaccacaatgagatctcaATTTACAAGTCAGAATGGCTTGTATCAAGAAGATAAGAatagtgttgacaaggatgtgaagaaaagggaaccctcgtacACTCTGGTGGGAGTGGAAATTGgtgaaaacagtttggaggttcctcaaaaaattaaaaataccatataatacACTAATtcaacttctgggtatttatccaaagaacacaGAAATACTTGAAAAGACACATGCACCTCTCtgtttattgcaatattatttataatagccaagatacagaagcaacccaatcagtggatgaatggataagggaTATgtatgtgagatacacacacacacacacacgcacacacacacacacacacacactggaatatcagccataaaaaagggcGTGCCATTTACAACAGGGACagacctagaaggtataatgctaagtaagacagagcaagacaaatatgatttcgcTTAGATGTGGAtctaaaaaaaggaacaaatgggcacctgggtggctcagtcggttaagtgtctgactttggctcaggtcatgatcttacagtccttgagttcaagccccgtgtcaggctctgtgctgccagctcagggcctggagcctgcttcagattctgtgtctccctctctctctgcccctcccctgctcatgctctgtctctctctgtctcaaaaataaataaaaaccttaattttttttttttttaaaggaacaaacaccaaaaaaagcagaaacagacctgtaaatacagaaaacactggTGGTTTGCCAGAGGGGTGGAGGTTGCAGGATGGACAGAGCAGGTGAAGGGAACTGGGAGGTGCAGGCTAACAGTTACGGAATGATTAAGTCGCAGCATACAGAGGAAAGGGACAGCAAacggaatatagtcaatggtgttgtattagtgttgtatggtgacagcaGCTACTCTTGTGAGTACAGCATATAGACCTGgtaaatcaccatgttgtacacctgaaactaatgtaactgtCAGCTCTACTTCAGTTTCTAAATCACATAATCCTcttgtttattatatttaaagaggTAATTGATATTTGACCTATAAAATAACCTACATATAAATCATGAATCATAACAACAAAATGAACATATCTGCATTCAACTTAAGAGCTAGAATATTACTAATGCCACATTCCTCTGGTGTATCTTCTTGAACCCACCTCTACAGCCTCCCCAGAGATACCTATTAtccagaattttacattttatcatttttccttttcatagttTTTTCAGTATTGCTTGTTTctgagttttataaaaaaatagttttggggcccttgggtggctcagttagttgggcagctgacttcagctcgggtcatgatcttatagtttgtgagttccagctctgcattgggctgtgtgctgacagcccagagcctggagcctgcttcggattctgtgtctccctgtcactctgaccctcccccgctcactgtctctctctctctctctctctctctctctctctcaaaaataaatattaaaaaaattttttttaatagttttatactGTGACACTTCtggaactttcttttctttttctttcttttgtttttaagagggaaagagagcatgagtaggagagggagagaaagagagagagaatcttaagcaggctccaagccaagcgaggatcctgacatggggctcagtctcacgaccccgagatcatgacctgagccaaaatcaagagtcacacacttgaccaactgagccgctcacACACCCGGAGACTTCTggaactttttaaacaaatgtttcatTTCTGGGGTTCTTCAAAGTTTTGCATGTAGtcgttctttttttctggttgtatAGTACTACTTGCTGTGAATATACCACAATCTACCCATTTtcctgttggtggacatttgcaCTGCATCGTTATTTTTCAATTGGCAATGGGGTTACAGTGGAATGTTTTGTACATCCCTGCTGATGCACATGTCCAAGAGTTTCTTTAGGCGCTTTATAGAATAATGCTGAGTTGTTTTTCACTGTGGCTGTGTGGATTTGCACTTCCTCCTGTGGTGTAAGAATTCCTGTTGACCAACATCCTTTCCAGCCCTTGGTATCGTTAAGACTTCTTAATTTCTGCCAATCCAATCAGGATAAATGATAATTGAccgtggtcttgatttgcatttccctgattactaatgaggttgatctttttacatttttttaaacgtttgttcatttttgagagacagagag is a genomic window containing:
- the PSMD4 gene encoding 26S proteasome non-ATPase regulatory subunit 4 isoform X1, with the protein product MDVRLRRSTSVCVDNSEYMRNGDFLPTRLQAQQDAVNIVCHSKTRSNPENNVGLITLANDCEVLTTLTPDTGRILSKLHTVQPKGKITFCTGIRVAHLALKHRQGKNHKMRIIAFVGSPVEDNEKDLVKLAKRLKKEKVNVDIINFGEEEVNTEKLTAFVNTLNGKDGTGSHLVTVPPGPSLADALISSPILAGEGGAMLGLGASDFEFGVDPSADPELALALRVSMEEQRQRQEEEARRAAAASAAEAGIATAGAEDSDDALLKMTISQQEFGRTGLPDLSSMTEEEQIAYAMQMSLQGAEFGQAESADIDASSAMDTSEPAKEEEDYDVMQDPEFLQSVLENLPGVDPNNEAIRNAMGSLASQANKDGKKDKKEEDKK
- the PSMD4 gene encoding 26S proteasome non-ATPase regulatory subunit 4 isoform X3 is translated as MVLESTMVCVDNSEYMRNGDFLPTRLQAQQDAVNIVCHSKTRSNPENNVGLITLANDCEVLTTLTPDTGRILSKLHTVQPKGKITFCTGIRVAHLALKHRQGKNHKMRIIAFVGSPVEDNEKDLVKLAKRLKKEKVNVDIINFGEEALRVSMEEQRQRQEEEARRAAAASAAEAGIATAGAEDSDDALLKMTISQQEFGRTGLPDLSSMTEEEQIAYAMQMSLQGAEFGQAESADIDASSAMDTSEPAKEEEDYDVMQDPEFLQSVLENLPGVDPNNEAIRNAMGSLASQANKDGKKDKKEEDKK
- the PSMD4 gene encoding 26S proteasome non-ATPase regulatory subunit 4 isoform X2, encoding MVLESTMVCVDNSEYMRNGDFLPTRLQAQQDAVNIVCHSKTRSNPENNVGLITLANDCEVLTTLTPDTGRILSKLHTVQPKGKITFCTGIRVAHLALKHRQGKNHKMRIIAFVGSPVEDNEKDLVKLAKRLKKEKVNVDIINFGEEEVNTEKLTAFVNTLNGKDGTGSHLVTVPPGPSLADALISSPILAGEGGAMLGLGASDFEFGVDPSADPELALALRVSMEEQRQRQEEEARRAAAASAAEAGIATAGAEDSDDALLKMTISQQEFGRTGLPDLSSMTEEEQIAYAMQMSLQGAEFGQAESADIDASSAMDTSEPAKEEEDYDVMQDPEFLQSVLENLPGVDPNNEAIRNAMGSLASQANKDGKKDKKEEDKK